One part of the Lycorma delicatula isolate Av1 chromosome 7, ASM4794821v1, whole genome shotgun sequence genome encodes these proteins:
- the COX8 gene encoding cytochrome c oxidase subunit 8, protein MLNGALIKSVNLAGRNVLCAQRRNIVYSPPLRRMPFAQKLIIGSAMVLSGYIVPAYILVNLKYYNKSAVEE, encoded by the exons atgtTAAACGGTGctttaattaaatctgtaaatctTGCTGGCAGAAATGTGTTATGTGCACAAAGGAGGAATATAGTTTATTCTCCTCCCCTTAGGAGAATGCCTTTTGCG caaaaactTATAATTGGCAGTGCAATGGTTTTAAGTGGATACATTGTTCCAGCTTATattcttgtaaatttaaaatactacaacAAGAGTGCAGTTGAAGAATAA
- the LOC142328108 gene encoding low-density lipoprotein receptor-like has protein sequence MTAMTCQDWNECDPPGMCSQECANTKGSFYCTCAEGYKLETDKRTCKALNHSAAFLIISNRHSIVVADLQEHSLERVPVIVENVVATTSNMHTGTIFWSDMKLKKILRLD, from the exons ATGACAGCCATGACTTGTCAAGACTGGAATGAATGCGATCCACCTGGCATGTGTTCTCAAGAGTGTGCAAATACTAAAGGAAGTTTCTATTGTACATGTGCTGAAGGATATAAATTGGAAACGGACAAAAGAACCTGCAAAGCTTTAA atCACAGTGCAGcatttttgataatttcaaatCGACATTCAATTGTAGTAGCTGATCTACAAGAACACAGTTTGGAAAGGGTACCTGTTATAGTAGAGAATGTTGTTGCAACAACATCCAATATGCATACTGGTACTATATTTTGGTCTGACatgaagctaaaaaaaatattaaggcttGATTGA